The following proteins are encoded in a genomic region of Desulfosporosinus youngiae DSM 17734:
- a CDS encoding DUF4157 domain-containing protein, which produces MGNKLGADFSSVRFHTDAGSAAKADAMVAHTYTAGNDVYFGSGGFEASAAAHELVHTVQQGAVDGVGVSVYKDAKKAHEQRHFGRAAD; this is translated from the coding sequence ATGGGAAATAAACTGGGCGCTGATTTTTCTTCGGTTCGTTTTCATACCGACGCCGGTTCCGCCGCAAAGGCTGACGCCATGGTCGCCCACACCTATACGGCAGGAAATGACGTCTACTTTGGCTCCGGCGGCTTCGAGGCTTCCGCCGCCGCCCACGAACTGGTACATACCGTGCAGCAGGGTGCCGTGGACGGCGTTGGCGTGAGTGTGTATAAAGACGCCAAGAAGGCCCACGAACAGCGGCACTTTGGCCGAGCAGCTGATTAA
- a CDS encoding M56 family metallopeptidase, with the protein MLSELFYWVLNMSILGSVAGLLVLLLSKLKILPSFAVYVLWLLPLIRFWLPFGIANQYSLLNLISKFTTKTVLIRQELPQITATNSIMAAKNYFPLEYKTDLLKNVLNVASLIWIIVSCAVMLILALLYFFSKSELKTAQLISGNIYQSDKITAPAVYGIIQPKIIVPAQIAAGDLDYILLHEQVHIARRDNLFRAIALLTACVHWFNPLSWVFLKYFFADMELACDAKVIKNLNERQTKEYARALLTCASGKAFFASPFGGTQTKLRIETILSYKKLTLFSSLCFAALVISIAVIIITNATV; encoded by the coding sequence ATGCTCTCTGAACTGTTTTATTGGGTACTTAACATGAGTATCCTCGGCAGTGTTGCCGGATTGCTTGTTTTGTTACTGAGCAAGCTTAAAATTCTGCCAAGTTTTGCAGTCTATGTCCTATGGCTTCTTCCTCTGATCAGGTTCTGGCTGCCTTTTGGAATTGCTAATCAATACAGCTTGCTAAACTTAATTTCTAAATTCACCACCAAAACAGTGCTTATCCGCCAGGAACTGCCTCAGATCACAGCCACCAATAGTATCATGGCTGCCAAAAACTATTTCCCTCTCGAATACAAAACCGACCTGCTTAAAAACGTGCTTAATGTGGCTTCGCTGATTTGGATTATCGTTTCCTGTGCTGTCATGCTAATCTTGGCGCTGCTCTACTTCTTTAGCAAATCAGAGTTGAAGACGGCGCAGCTTATAAGCGGCAATATTTATCAATCGGATAAAATTACCGCTCCGGCTGTCTATGGTATTATTCAGCCCAAAATCATTGTCCCTGCCCAAATAGCTGCCGGGGATCTGGACTATATCCTGCTCCATGAACAGGTGCATATTGCACGCCGGGACAATCTATTTCGGGCCATAGCCTTGCTGACAGCCTGCGTTCATTGGTTCAATCCCCTATCCTGGGTATTCTTAAAGTACTTTTTTGCCGATATGGAGCTGGCCTGCGATGCCAAGGTTATCAAAAATCTCAATGAACGGCAGACCAAGGAGTATGCCCGCGCCCTACTCACCTGCGCTTCCGGCAAAGCTTTCTTCGCATCGCCATTTGGCGGGACCCAAACGAAGCTGCGCATTGAAACGATCTTATCCTATAAAAAGCTTACGCTCTTTTCTTCACTCTGCTTTGCTGCCTTGGTAATCTCTATTGCTGTCATCATAATCACCAACGCCACTGTTTAG
- a CDS encoding BlaI/MecI/CopY family transcriptional regulator produces MASLKLFDSELKIMDIVWDKEPVSAKEISLIAAETIGWNKNTTYTIIKKLMEKNALQRTEPNFICTSLIQKAEVRKAETQSLIDKLYNGSKKAFFASFIENDLTEDELEMLKKLVEKR; encoded by the coding sequence TTGGCATCTCTAAAGCTTTTTGACAGCGAACTCAAGATCATGGACATTGTGTGGGATAAGGAGCCGGTATCGGCCAAAGAAATTTCTCTTATCGCTGCTGAAACAATCGGCTGGAATAAGAATACAACCTATACGATTATTAAAAAACTGATGGAGAAAAATGCCCTTCAACGGACTGAACCGAATTTTATCTGTACTTCCCTTATCCAAAAAGCAGAGGTACGAAAGGCTGAAACCCAAAGCCTTATCGACAAGTTATATAACGGCTCTAAAAAAGCCTTTTTCGCCTCCTTCATAGAAAATGACCTTACTGAGGATGAGCTGGAGATGTTGAAAAAACTGGTAGAAAAGAGGTAG
- a CDS encoding GNAT family N-acetyltransferase: protein MIFRQALPQEINFIFSEGYKEWSKHRTFEQYCSDNAKEDAYGTRYVLDVGNEIVSSLIMLKLKDIAGKKAYGIGSVLTPKIYAGQGYATELLKNCLQKEEGSFIFLFSDINPEFYKQFKFKILPPHLQRYEKSVCMVYCNDVSWNELLNCSIDSIPDYF from the coding sequence ATGATTTTCAGACAGGCGCTGCCTCAGGAGATAAATTTTATTTTCAGTGAAGGGTACAAGGAGTGGAGCAAACATAGGACCTTTGAACAATATTGCAGCGATAATGCCAAGGAAGATGCGTATGGGACAAGGTATGTCCTGGATGTCGGTAACGAAATTGTCAGCTCTCTGATAATGTTAAAACTGAAGGATATTGCTGGAAAAAAAGCATATGGTATTGGCTCTGTATTAACACCAAAAATTTACGCCGGTCAAGGTTATGCCACGGAACTGTTAAAAAACTGCTTACAAAAAGAAGAAGGCTCCTTCATTTTTTTATTTTCGGATATAAATCCTGAATTCTATAAACAATTTAAGTTTAAAATATTGCCTCCGCATCTTCAAAGATACGAAAAAAGCGTCTGCATGGTATATTGTAATGATGTTAGCTGGAATGAACTTTTGAACTGTTCGATAGATTCAATACCTGATTATTTTTGA